A window from candidate division KSB1 bacterium encodes these proteins:
- the gyrA gene encoding DNA gyrase subunit A, whose product MNQRDRVVPVLIETEMQNSYLDYSMSVIVSRALPDVRDGLKPVHRRVLYGMSELGLRPGSAYKKSARIVGEVLGKYHPHGDTAVYDSMVRMVQDFSLRYPLVDGQGNFGSVDGDSPAAMRYTEARMARIAQEVLRDLDKETVDFVPNFDETLKEPTVMPSVLPNLLVNGSSGIAVGMATNIPPHNLREVIDALVALIAKPDLPVESLMAHIKGPDFPTAGIIYGDVGIDEAYRTGRGRVVIRARANIEIAKNDRENIIVSELPYQVNKARLMEKIAELVRERKIEGISDIRDESDRDGMRMFIELKRDAPAEIILNQLFKHTQMQTTFGVNLLALVKGAPRVLNLKEMLVYFIEFRHEVVVRRTQFELKKAEKRAHILEGLKICLDNIDKIVELIKKSKNPEAAKEGLMKEFKLSEIQAQAILDMRLQRLTGLERKKIEDEYLEVIKIMEQLKSLLASKEKRMQLIEEELLEIKEKYGDDRRTEIIRVTEEFSIEDMIAEEDMVITISHAGFIKRIPVTTYRQQLRGGRGMTAASTREEDFVEHLFIASTHQYMLFFTTKGRCHWLKVHEIPQAGRATKGRAIVNLLQLSKEEGIAAFISIKEFDPGLFLVMATKYGIVKKTSLAAYSKPRKGGINAIGIREGDDLIDAMLSNGNHDILLGTRKGMSIRFHEKEVRDMGRTASGVRGIKIGKDDYVVGMVVIKREGTVLVVTEKGLGKRTDLKEYRVSHRGGKGVFTIKVTEKTGEMVTLKEVVDEDDIMIITDKGVVMRQSVSRLKTQGRNTQGFRLIKLDADAKVADVARVIKEEE is encoded by the coding sequence ATGAACCAACGAGACCGGGTCGTTCCTGTTTTAATAGAAACGGAGATGCAGAATTCATACCTCGATTATTCGATGTCGGTGATCGTGTCGAGAGCGCTTCCGGATGTTCGGGACGGATTGAAACCGGTGCACCGGCGGGTGCTCTACGGAATGTCCGAGCTCGGTTTGCGCCCGGGCTCAGCTTACAAGAAAAGCGCCAGAATCGTGGGCGAAGTTTTGGGAAAATACCACCCCCACGGCGACACAGCGGTTTATGACAGCATGGTTCGTATGGTTCAGGATTTTTCCCTGCGTTATCCCTTGGTAGACGGACAGGGCAATTTCGGTTCCGTTGACGGCGATTCCCCCGCGGCAATGCGGTACACGGAAGCGCGCATGGCAAGGATCGCCCAGGAAGTCCTGCGCGATTTAGACAAAGAGACGGTCGACTTTGTTCCGAACTTCGATGAGACTCTAAAAGAACCGACGGTCATGCCCTCGGTGCTTCCTAATTTGCTGGTCAATGGTTCTTCGGGAATTGCGGTCGGCATGGCTACTAATATCCCGCCGCACAATTTAAGGGAGGTAATTGACGCGCTGGTGGCCCTGATTGCCAAACCGGATTTGCCGGTCGAGTCTTTGATGGCTCACATTAAAGGCCCGGACTTCCCGACCGCAGGGATTATTTATGGCGACGTCGGAATCGACGAGGCCTACCGGACCGGCCGTGGCCGGGTTGTGATACGCGCACGCGCCAACATTGAAATCGCCAAAAACGACCGCGAAAATATTATCGTCAGCGAGCTTCCCTATCAAGTCAACAAAGCCAGGTTGATGGAAAAAATCGCTGAGCTGGTTCGGGAACGTAAAATCGAGGGCATTTCCGACATTCGCGATGAATCCGACCGGGACGGCATGCGCATGTTCATCGAGTTGAAACGGGACGCACCGGCGGAAATTATTCTCAACCAGCTTTTTAAGCACACGCAGATGCAAACTACTTTTGGGGTGAATCTGCTGGCCCTGGTTAAAGGCGCTCCGAGGGTTCTTAATCTCAAAGAAATGCTTGTGTATTTTATCGAATTTCGTCACGAGGTCGTGGTCAGGCGTACGCAATTCGAGCTTAAAAAAGCGGAAAAACGCGCCCACATTCTTGAAGGGCTGAAGATTTGCCTCGATAACATTGATAAAATAGTCGAGTTAATTAAAAAATCCAAAAACCCCGAAGCCGCCAAAGAGGGGTTAATGAAAGAGTTCAAGCTTTCCGAGATCCAGGCCCAGGCGATTTTAGATATGCGCCTGCAGAGGCTGACCGGTCTTGAGCGGAAAAAAATTGAAGATGAATACCTTGAGGTTATCAAAATCATGGAGCAGCTGAAATCTCTGCTCGCCAGCAAAGAGAAGAGGATGCAGTTGATCGAGGAAGAGCTGCTCGAAATCAAGGAAAAATATGGGGACGACAGGAGAACGGAAATCATCCGGGTAACCGAGGAATTCTCCATCGAGGACATGATCGCCGAAGAAGATATGGTGATCACGATTTCTCACGCCGGCTTTATAAAAAGAATTCCGGTTACTACTTATCGCCAACAATTACGCGGCGGCCGGGGCATGACCGCCGCCTCAACCCGCGAAGAAGATTTTGTCGAGCATCTGTTTATTGCTTCCACGCACCAGTATATGCTCTTTTTCACCACCAAGGGCCGGTGTCATTGGCTGAAAGTCCACGAGATTCCACAAGCTGGCCGCGCAACTAAGGGCCGGGCTATTGTGAATTTGCTGCAACTTTCGAAAGAGGAGGGCATAGCCGCTTTCATTTCCATCAAGGAATTTGACCCGGGGTTATTTCTGGTCATGGCGACCAAGTATGGCATCGTGAAAAAAACCTCGCTGGCGGCATACAGCAAGCCGCGCAAGGGCGGAATTAACGCCATCGGTATCAGGGAAGGTGACGACCTAATCGATGCTATGCTGTCGAATGGAAATCACGACATCTTGCTCGGGACGCGCAAAGGGATGTCGATCCGTTTCCATGAAAAGGAGGTTCGCGACATGGGCCGGACGGCCTCCGGCGTCAGGGGCATTAAAATTGGCAAGGATGATTATGTCGTCGGGATGGTGGTCATCAAGCGAGAGGGCACGGTTTTAGTTGTAACAGAAAAAGGACTTGGCAAGCGCACTGACTTGAAAGAGTACCGGGTCAGCCACCGCGGCGGCAAAGGTGTCTTCACCATCAAAGTCACAGAAAAGACCGGCGAAATGGTGACCCTGAAAGAGGTTGTCGATGAAGATGACATTATGATTATAACCGATAAAGGGGTGGTCATGAGACAAAGCGTGAGCCGCTTGAAAACCCAGGGCCGAAATACCCAGGGTTTCCGTTTGATCAAACTCGACGCCGACGCCAAAGTTGCAGATGTTGCCCGGGTGATTAAAGAAGAAGAATAA
- a CDS encoding CTP synthase, which yields MSKTEDRIIFVSGGVVSGIGKGTITSSLALLIKARGFTVSPIKCDMYINVDAGTMNPTEHGEIFVTEDGVETDQDIGTYERFLNQPLRKENYTTTGQVYQTVIQRERQLKYEGRCVEVVPDIPEEIIGRILEASKGVEFTFVELGGTVGEYQTVLFLEATRILAKRLPGRTVHIHVSHFPYLKSLGELKSKPTQLSIRKLNESGIVPDFVVARSEKTVDAPRFNTLCQNSNLTPDEVIFCPDVDEIYKIPLMLEEQKFPDKVLMKLGLGVVPRPHLDNWINRLDRLKSLEAPTLRIGIIEKYRNVGEYTLSDTHISVLEAIKHASIEAECNYEINWINSEKLNQENLDTEIGKQHGIIVPQAWGARGSEGKIHAIRYARLNKIPFLGLCYGMQMAVVEFGMTIGLDNANSTEIDPKTPHPVIHIMPEQEEIIRTEQFGGTIRLGSYPCILTENSKLAKIYKKNEIKERHRHRYEFNNKYRQEFEKKGMIFSGLSPDSKLVEAIEIPDHPFFIGVQFHPEFQSSFEKPHPLFLEFLRKAKESLETEKEETIKIVKKENND from the coding sequence ATGAGCAAAACGGAAGATAGAATTATATTTGTTTCTGGTGGGGTGGTATCTGGAATTGGCAAAGGTACTATCACTTCTTCCCTGGCCTTACTAATAAAGGCTCGTGGTTTTACGGTTTCTCCCATAAAATGTGACATGTATATAAATGTTGATGCAGGAACAATGAATCCCACCGAGCATGGTGAAATCTTCGTTACGGAGGACGGTGTCGAAACTGACCAGGATATTGGAACCTACGAACGTTTCCTTAATCAACCCCTTAGAAAGGAAAATTATACTACAACTGGTCAAGTATACCAAACAGTTATTCAAAGAGAGCGGCAATTAAAATATGAAGGAAGATGTGTAGAGGTAGTACCAGATATCCCCGAGGAGATAATTGGGAGAATTTTAGAAGCAAGTAAGGGTGTCGAATTCACATTTGTTGAATTGGGAGGTACGGTTGGAGAATATCAAACGGTCTTGTTCCTGGAAGCAACAAGAATTTTGGCAAAAAGGTTACCTGGACGAACTGTTCACATTCATGTTAGCCATTTCCCATACCTAAAAAGCCTCGGGGAATTAAAATCAAAACCAACTCAACTTTCTATTCGGAAACTTAATGAATCTGGTATAGTTCCCGACTTTGTTGTAGCCCGCTCCGAAAAAACGGTAGACGCACCCAGATTTAATACTTTGTGTCAAAATTCTAATTTGACCCCAGATGAGGTGATTTTTTGTCCAGATGTTGATGAGATATACAAAATTCCATTAATGCTTGAAGAACAAAAGTTTCCAGATAAGGTTTTAATGAAACTTGGGTTGGGTGTGGTTCCCAGACCTCACCTTGACAATTGGATAAATAGACTCGATCGTCTCAAAAGTCTCGAAGCCCCTACGCTAAGGATTGGAATTATTGAAAAATATCGAAATGTTGGTGAATACACACTTAGCGATACACATATTAGCGTTTTAGAAGCCATCAAACATGCCTCTATTGAGGCTGAATGTAACTATGAAATTAATTGGATTAATTCGGAAAAACTAAACCAGGAAAATTTGGATACGGAAATTGGAAAGCAACATGGAATTATTGTTCCCCAGGCTTGGGGAGCTAGGGGCTCTGAAGGAAAAATCCATGCTATTCGGTATGCCAGATTAAATAAAATTCCTTTTCTTGGTTTGTGCTATGGAATGCAAATGGCCGTGGTTGAATTTGGAATGACTATTGGATTAGATAATGCAAATAGCACAGAGATTGATCCAAAGACTCCACACCCTGTAATTCACATTATGCCAGAACAAGAAGAAATAATTAGAACCGAACAATTTGGTGGTACGATTAGACTAGGAAGTTACCCATGTATTCTAACGGAAAATAGTAAATTAGCGAAAATTTACAAAAAAAATGAGATAAAAGAACGGCATAGACACCGTTACGAATTCAACAATAAATACCGCCAAGAATTTGAAAAAAAAGGTATGATCTTTTCAGGGCTGTCTCCAGATAGTAAACTCGTCGAGGCTATAGAAATACCCGACCATCCTTTTTTTATTGGAGTTCAATTTCATCCAGAATTTCAGAGCTCCTTTGAAAAACCACATCCTTTATTTCTTGAGTTTCTTAGGAAAGCAAAAGAATCCTTAGAAACAGAAAAAGAAGAGACTATAAAAATTGTTAAAAAAGAAAACAATGATTAG
- a CDS encoding flagellin, which yields MAIQDLNKIAGQQQNKQILYNINKVNKQIGIHQNRLATGKKNNSAEEDAAGFVIGHSLQARNRGLAAAMNNIGDARVSLSVAEGGAINVLDILETMKTKAIQAANGTLSDADRAAINNEISALADEIDDVVDETTFNDIELLAGTDLSVQSGAETTDTESVEVSSSDHHSSELGVSEVDVSSSENASASMASIESAIATVKSTVSSLGSYQTRFAHKENSLARAITNTEAARSRIMDADFAKEKMAEMKEKIKQNTINAVNAQAQLSAQSVLKLLL from the coding sequence ATGGCCATACAAGATCTGAATAAAATTGCCGGGCAACAACAAAACAAGCAAATCCTCTACAACATTAACAAAGTCAACAAGCAAATAGGCATTCACCAAAACAGGCTCGCCACAGGTAAAAAGAACAATTCCGCTGAAGAGGACGCGGCCGGCTTTGTGATTGGTCACTCTTTACAGGCCAGAAACCGCGGGCTTGCTGCCGCCATGAACAACATCGGAGATGCGCGGGTTTCTTTATCAGTAGCTGAAGGCGGCGCGATCAATGTACTTGACATCCTTGAAACCATGAAAACCAAAGCTATACAAGCAGCCAATGGCACTCTAAGTGATGCAGACCGGGCAGCTATTAATAACGAAATATCCGCACTCGCAGACGAAATTGACGATGTCGTTGATGAAACCACGTTTAATGATATTGAACTGCTCGCCGGCACCGACTTGTCTGTTCAGTCCGGCGCTGAAACCACCGACACCGAAAGCGTTGAAGTCAGTTCTAGCGACCATCATTCGTCTGAGCTGGGCGTCTCTGAGGTCGATGTTTCATCATCTGAGAATGCAAGCGCTTCCATGGCCAGTATTGAAAGCGCCATTGCAACCGTGAAATCTACGGTTTCTTCTTTAGGCTCTTACCAAACTCGTTTTGCCCACAAAGAAAACAGTCTCGCTCGGGCCATTACCAATACAGAAGCCGCCAGAAGCAGAATTATGGACGCTGATTTTGCCAAAGAAAAAATGGCAGAAATGAAAGAGAAGATTAAACAAAATACCATTAACGCTGTGAATGCACAGGCACAGTTGTCCGCACAAAGTGTGCTAAAATTACTTCTATAA
- a CDS encoding DUF819 family protein, whose product MIVNPAAILAILAAVVFISLWLEQNYSLFRKLGAAMVGILFGMVLANAGLLPDKSPAYDFLAGPGVSAAVVLILLSVDVRSIRKAGPVMLKAFAIGAVGTAIGSAIMASLLFNGIGSETWKLSGQFTATYTGGGMNFAAVGQALGTSSDLFAAAIAADVLVTALWLIACLAAPILLGGKGDNNTDIVEDRSASEEAEKLSLSQSLYTSGRQIPLLHIAAMVALAMGCVLFADILGSWVPFLPKVLWLTTIVLAIAQIPAMKRLSGSAMFGNYLLLLFLSSNGAQSVVANIIKVGPAVFYFAAGTVALHGIVIFGVGRLLRIDAGTLAVASQANIGGPASAMALAGARGYTDRFLPGVAAGLLGYAVGNYSGLAVAAIMRGLLSGQI is encoded by the coding sequence ATGATCGTCAACCCGGCAGCTATCCTTGCTATCCTGGCGGCGGTTGTTTTCATTTCACTTTGGCTCGAACAAAACTACAGCCTCTTTCGGAAGCTTGGTGCAGCCATGGTCGGAATACTCTTCGGGATGGTACTTGCCAATGCCGGCTTGCTGCCGGACAAGTCTCCGGCCTATGATTTTTTGGCCGGGCCCGGAGTTAGTGCGGCCGTTGTTCTTATCTTATTGAGCGTTGACGTCCGCTCGATCCGAAAAGCAGGGCCGGTGATGCTGAAAGCTTTTGCTATCGGCGCTGTTGGCACCGCAATTGGATCAGCGATCATGGCCTCTTTGCTGTTCAATGGGATCGGCTCGGAAACCTGGAAGTTGTCAGGCCAATTCACCGCTACCTACACCGGCGGCGGTATGAATTTCGCGGCGGTCGGACAGGCATTGGGTACGAGCAGCGATTTGTTTGCCGCAGCAATCGCAGCCGATGTTCTGGTAACGGCACTTTGGCTGATTGCCTGCCTGGCTGCTCCAATACTCCTCGGAGGAAAGGGGGACAACAATACTGACATAGTTGAAGACAGGTCTGCTTCTGAGGAGGCAGAAAAACTCAGCCTGTCGCAGTCACTGTACACGAGTGGTCGTCAGATACCGCTCTTACATATAGCGGCCATGGTTGCTTTGGCCATGGGGTGTGTTCTGTTTGCGGACATTTTGGGTTCCTGGGTGCCTTTTTTGCCTAAGGTACTGTGGCTCACGACAATTGTTCTCGCTATTGCTCAAATCCCTGCCATGAAAAGATTGTCCGGAAGTGCAATGTTTGGGAATTATCTTCTACTCCTTTTTCTGTCCAGTAATGGCGCTCAATCCGTCGTTGCAAATATCATCAAGGTCGGTCCTGCGGTTTTTTATTTTGCGGCAGGAACCGTAGCGCTGCATGGCATTGTGATTTTCGGTGTGGGCCGCCTCTTACGAATCGACGCGGGAACACTTGCCGTCGCTTCGCAGGCGAATATCGGCGGACCGGCATCAGCCATGGCCCTGGCCGGCGCGAGGGGGTATACGGATCGTTTTCTGCCTGGAGTAGCAGCGGGGCTCCTGGGCTACGCGGTTGGAAACTATTCCGGTCTTGCCGTCGCGGCGATAATGAGGGGTTTGTTATCAGGCCAGATTTGA